A single genomic interval of Sinorhizobium garamanticum harbors:
- a CDS encoding aldo/keto reductase has protein sequence MEKRRLGRTGLSIAPLVFGGNVFGWTADEKTSFTLLDAFFDAGFNSVDTADAYSSWVPGNKGGESETIIGKWLKRSGRARDEAVIVTKVGSELGPDRKGLSRRWIMQAVEDSLRRLQTDHIDVYLSHWPDPETPYEETLAAYDALLTEGKVRAIGASNLDATQLRNALDVSATKGLPRYAVLQPEYNLYDRASFDGPLRELCIAEEIGVITYFSLARGFLSGKYRSHIDLEGSARGGGVEKYLDGRGMRILGVLDEIAEETGAKQAEIALAWIIARKGVTAPIASATNLDQLASLVKSAELKLSDEAIGRLNDVSE, from the coding sequence ATGGAAAAGCGCAGACTCGGCCGCACCGGTCTCTCGATTGCGCCGCTCGTTTTCGGCGGCAACGTCTTTGGCTGGACGGCGGATGAGAAGACATCCTTCACCTTGCTCGATGCCTTCTTCGACGCCGGCTTCAACTCCGTCGACACAGCGGACGCCTATTCGTCATGGGTACCCGGAAACAAGGGCGGTGAATCCGAAACGATCATCGGCAAGTGGCTGAAGCGGTCAGGCCGTGCGCGCGACGAAGCCGTCATTGTCACCAAGGTCGGATCGGAGCTGGGGCCGGACCGTAAGGGCCTTTCGCGGCGCTGGATCATGCAAGCGGTCGAGGATTCGCTGCGCCGTCTGCAGACCGACCATATCGACGTCTACCTGTCGCATTGGCCGGATCCAGAGACGCCTTATGAGGAAACGCTTGCCGCCTATGATGCGCTTCTCACCGAGGGCAAGGTCCGCGCTATCGGCGCATCGAACCTCGATGCGACGCAGTTGCGCAACGCCCTCGACGTCTCGGCGACGAAGGGACTGCCACGCTACGCCGTGCTGCAGCCGGAATACAATCTCTACGACCGGGCGTCCTTTGACGGCCCCCTGCGAGAGCTCTGCATCGCCGAGGAAATCGGTGTCATCACCTATTTCAGCCTGGCGCGGGGATTCCTTTCCGGCAAATACCGCTCGCACATCGACCTCGAGGGTTCCGCCCGCGGTGGCGGCGTCGAGAAATATCTCGACGGGCGCGGCATGCGCATCCTCGGCGTCCTGGATGAAATCGCCGAGGAAACCGGGGCGAAACAGGCGGAAATCGCGCTTGCCTGGATCATCGCCCGCAAGGGCGTGACCGCGCCGATCGCCAGCGCAACCAATCTCGATCAACTGGCGAGCCTCGTGAAGTCTGCCGAGCTCAAGCTTTCCGACGAGGCGATCGGCAGGCTGAACGACGTGAGCGAGTAG